From a region of the Burkholderia lata genome:
- a CDS encoding LysR family transcriptional regulator, with product MDRSPNLDQLRAFVAVVEAGSFSGAARQLGRAQSVVSYAVASLEAQLGMPLFERGRRRPQLTAAGEVVLADARRLDMLMGQLQAKTAGLRGGVEAELSLAVDVMFPLPKLVEGMQAFAEAFPTVALNLAIEALGGVLKLVFDGGCVLGISGPIPNWPDAIDATSMGALELLTVAAPMHPLALRDAPIPLSEAREHTQIVLTDRSKVTDGQSFGIYATRTWKVADLGAKHRLLLAGLGWGSMPMHLIEDDLQSGRLVPVQLADRRTFRYGLSLIRRADRASGPAAQWLIDYWSRQGDPNGRRA from the coding sequence GTGGATCGCAGCCCCAATCTGGATCAGCTTCGTGCGTTCGTCGCCGTCGTCGAGGCAGGCAGCTTTTCGGGGGCGGCGCGACAGCTCGGCAGGGCGCAATCGGTGGTGAGTTATGCGGTCGCCAGCCTTGAAGCGCAGTTGGGCATGCCGTTGTTCGAACGTGGCAGACGTCGTCCGCAACTGACGGCGGCAGGCGAGGTCGTGCTCGCCGATGCACGTCGGCTCGACATGCTGATGGGGCAGTTGCAGGCGAAGACGGCCGGTTTGCGGGGCGGCGTGGAAGCCGAACTGTCGCTGGCCGTCGACGTGATGTTTCCGTTGCCGAAGCTGGTCGAAGGCATGCAGGCGTTTGCCGAGGCGTTCCCGACAGTCGCGCTCAACCTGGCGATCGAGGCGCTCGGCGGCGTCCTGAAGCTGGTGTTCGACGGCGGGTGTGTGCTCGGCATCAGTGGCCCGATCCCGAACTGGCCGGATGCGATCGACGCGACATCGATGGGGGCGCTCGAGTTGCTGACCGTTGCGGCGCCCATGCATCCGCTCGCGCTGCGCGACGCGCCCATACCGCTTTCTGAGGCGCGCGAGCATACGCAGATCGTGCTTACCGACCGAAGCAAGGTCACCGACGGGCAGTCATTCGGAATCTATGCGACTCGCACCTGGAAGGTGGCCGACCTCGGCGCGAAGCATCGATTGCTGCTCGCGGGGCTTGGCTGGGGATCGATGCCCATGCATCTGATCGAGGACGATCTGCAGTCGGGCCGTCTCGTGCCGGTGCAACTGGCCGACCGACGCACGTTTCGCTACGGGCTGTCGCTGATCCGGCGTGCGGATCGCGCGAGCGGTCCGGCTGCACAGTGGCTAATCGATTATTGGAGTCGCCAGGGCGATCCGAACGGGCGACGGGCCTGA
- a CDS encoding Xaa-Pro dipeptidyl-peptidase codes for MDIHRTGLRRAWLPALVAAATLAACGGDDGGSVAGVSALAQGQQEGAAASAADKQSLASRISPSGVPYANPASSGRYRPVITNGQVQPSLSGGTIEENAWVDTPVDSDGDGTRDRIHVRIVRPTETANGARTPVIVLASPYYAGLADSPDHNVDVELDGTPHPAATAASTATGASARIMAAAPQVRMLQQVEAAAAGRSWIESYFIPRGFTIVYADSLGTAGSDGCPTILTRDESVAMASVIRWLGRDATAKDANGKTVVANWSTGHVGMYGVSYDGTLPKMVASLRTRGLDAIVPVAGLTNMYGYYRSGGLVRAPEGYQGEDVDVYIKALLTNAHPERCTHLIDEALQQEDRKTGDYSPFWAARDIPTAYAVAPALVAQGLTDDNVRVDQSTLWHLAMRRQGVPTQLWLHRLKHTDPTRVPAMADAWTAEVNRWFTRYLIGFDNGVERDPRAVIEQADGTLLKEADWAARHATPVTYFAGGDGAGTGTLLRLPTGGPLARFTDDARITALTLANAPTGENRSRFETAPLTAATRLSGSATARVRLTFTAVANVTALLVDRAPDGTATIVTRAWTDPRNRWSEWRSEPVLPGMPYDLKLTFMPRDYKLEAGHRLGLVVLSSDNEATLRPTPGTGLTLDPAGTSVTVPLASS; via the coding sequence ATGGACATTCATCGAACCGGATTGCGTCGCGCGTGGCTTCCCGCGCTCGTTGCAGCCGCGACGCTCGCCGCGTGCGGCGGCGACGACGGCGGCAGCGTGGCGGGCGTCTCCGCGCTCGCTCAGGGCCAACAGGAGGGGGCCGCCGCATCGGCGGCCGACAAGCAGTCGCTCGCATCACGCATTTCGCCGTCCGGCGTGCCCTACGCCAATCCGGCGAGCAGCGGCCGCTACCGGCCCGTGATCACGAACGGCCAGGTGCAGCCGTCGCTGTCGGGCGGCACGATCGAGGAGAACGCGTGGGTCGACACGCCGGTCGATTCCGACGGCGACGGCACGCGCGACCGCATCCACGTGCGCATCGTGCGCCCGACCGAAACCGCGAACGGCGCCCGCACGCCCGTCATCGTGCTCGCGAGCCCGTACTACGCGGGCCTCGCCGACAGCCCCGACCACAACGTCGACGTCGAACTCGACGGCACGCCGCATCCGGCCGCGACTGCGGCCTCGACAGCGACCGGCGCCTCCGCGCGCATCATGGCCGCCGCGCCGCAGGTGCGGATGCTGCAGCAGGTCGAAGCGGCCGCCGCCGGACGCTCGTGGATCGAGAGCTACTTCATCCCGCGCGGCTTCACGATCGTCTACGCGGATTCGCTCGGCACCGCCGGCTCGGACGGCTGCCCGACGATCCTCACGCGCGACGAATCGGTCGCGATGGCATCGGTGATCCGCTGGCTCGGCCGCGACGCGACCGCGAAGGACGCGAACGGCAAGACGGTCGTCGCGAACTGGTCGACGGGCCACGTCGGCATGTACGGCGTGTCGTACGACGGCACGCTGCCGAAGATGGTCGCGAGCCTGCGCACGCGCGGGCTCGACGCGATCGTGCCGGTGGCCGGGCTGACGAACATGTACGGCTACTACCGTTCGGGCGGGCTCGTGCGCGCGCCGGAAGGCTATCAGGGCGAAGACGTCGACGTGTACATCAAGGCGCTGCTGACGAACGCGCATCCGGAGCGCTGCACGCACCTGATCGACGAGGCGCTGCAGCAGGAAGACCGCAAGACCGGCGACTATTCGCCGTTCTGGGCCGCGCGCGACATTCCTACCGCGTACGCGGTCGCACCGGCGCTCGTCGCGCAGGGGCTGACCGACGACAACGTGCGGGTCGACCAGTCGACGCTGTGGCATCTCGCGATGCGACGCCAGGGCGTGCCGACGCAGCTGTGGCTGCATCGCCTGAAGCACACCGACCCGACCCGCGTGCCGGCGATGGCCGATGCGTGGACCGCGGAAGTGAACCGCTGGTTTACGCGCTACCTGATCGGTTTCGACAACGGCGTCGAACGCGATCCGCGCGCGGTGATCGAGCAGGCGGACGGCACGCTGCTGAAGGAAGCGGACTGGGCCGCACGTCACGCCACGCCGGTCACGTACTTCGCGGGCGGCGACGGCGCGGGCACCGGCACGCTGCTGCGGTTGCCGACCGGCGGCCCGCTCGCCCGCTTCACCGACGATGCGCGCATTACTGCGCTCACGCTGGCGAACGCGCCGACCGGCGAGAACCGCAGCCGGTTCGAGACCGCACCGCTCACGGCCGCGACACGCCTGTCCGGTTCAGCGACCGCACGCGTCAGGCTGACCTTCACGGCGGTGGCCAACGTGACCGCCCTGCTGGTCGATCGCGCGCCGGACGGCACGGCGACGATCGTCACGCGCGCGTGGACCGACCCGCGCAACCGGTGGTCCGAGTGGCGCTCGGAGCCCGTGCTGCCCGGGATGCCGTACGACCTGAAGCTGACGTTCATGCCGCGTGACTACAAGCTGGAAGCCGGCCACCGGCTGGGGCTCGTCGTGCTGTCCAGCGACAACGAGGCCACGCTGCGGCCGACGCCGGGCACGGGCCTGACGCTCGATCCGGCCGGCACGTCGGTGACGGTGCCGCTGGCTTCGTCCTGA
- a CDS encoding lipoprotein-releasing ABC transporter permease subunit, producing the protein MKGNRLKLPFEWQIGLRYARGGRRSAGDGFVSFIAGAAMAGIALGVAALIVVLSVMNGFRTEVRDRMLSVLAHVEIFSPTGAMPDWRLTAHESLQNPAVRAVAPYVDAQALLTNAGSVTGVALRGIDPVLEPRVSEIARKLKTGRLDALVPGEMGIVLGSALADALHVKIGDRITFFAPGNRARIGDALPQFRQFNVVGTFESGHYQYDSALAYIHLRDAQTLFNVRAPTGIRLRLDDLQRAPDVALELSRTLSGDLYIRDWTRQNRTWFEAERLQKRMLSLILMLIVAVAAFNLVSSLVMTVTQKQGDIAILRTLGAPPGSIMKIFAIQGMTIGLAGTLAGVALGCAIAVSIPWVLPAIEQLLGIRFLTPSVYFLSSLPSKLAATDVIEIAAAAFLMSCVATLYPSWRAARVRPAEALRDE; encoded by the coding sequence ATGAAAGGAAACCGCTTGAAACTCCCGTTCGAATGGCAGATCGGGCTGCGCTATGCGCGCGGCGGCCGGCGCTCGGCCGGCGACGGCTTCGTGTCGTTCATTGCCGGCGCCGCGATGGCCGGCATCGCGCTCGGCGTCGCCGCGCTGATCGTCGTCTTGTCGGTGATGAACGGATTCCGGACCGAAGTGCGCGACCGGATGCTGTCGGTGCTCGCGCACGTGGAAATCTTCTCGCCGACCGGCGCGATGCCCGACTGGCGGCTCACCGCGCACGAATCGCTGCAGAATCCGGCGGTGCGCGCCGTCGCGCCCTATGTCGACGCGCAGGCGCTGCTGACGAATGCGGGCAGCGTGACGGGCGTCGCGCTGCGCGGCATCGATCCCGTGCTGGAGCCGCGGGTGTCCGAGATCGCGCGCAAGCTGAAAACCGGGCGGCTCGACGCGCTCGTGCCGGGCGAGATGGGCATCGTGCTCGGTTCGGCGCTGGCCGACGCGCTGCACGTGAAGATCGGCGACCGCATCACCTTCTTCGCGCCCGGCAACCGCGCGCGCATCGGCGACGCGCTGCCGCAGTTCCGGCAGTTCAACGTGGTCGGCACGTTCGAGTCGGGCCACTACCAGTACGACAGCGCGCTCGCCTACATCCACCTCCGCGACGCGCAGACGCTGTTCAACGTACGCGCGCCGACCGGCATCCGGCTGCGCCTCGACGATCTGCAGCGCGCGCCGGACGTCGCCCTGGAACTGTCGCGCACGCTGTCGGGCGACCTCTATATCCGCGACTGGACGCGACAGAACCGCACGTGGTTCGAAGCCGAGCGGCTGCAAAAGCGCATGCTGTCGCTGATCCTGATGCTGATCGTCGCGGTCGCCGCGTTCAACCTCGTGTCGTCGCTCGTGATGACCGTCACGCAGAAGCAGGGCGATATCGCGATCCTGCGCACGCTCGGCGCGCCGCCCGGGTCGATCATGAAGATCTTCGCGATCCAGGGGATGACGATCGGCCTCGCCGGCACGCTGGCGGGCGTCGCGCTCGGCTGCGCGATCGCGGTGAGCATCCCGTGGGTGCTGCCGGCGATCGAGCAGTTGCTCGGCATCCGCTTCCTGACGCCGTCCGTGTACTTCCTCAGCTCGCTGCCGTCGAAGCTCGCGGCGACCGACGTGATCGAGATCGCCGCGGCCGCGTTCCTGATGTCGTGCGTCGCGACGCTCTACCCGAGCTGGCGCGCCGCACGGGTACGGCCGGCCGAGGCGCTGCGCGACGAATAG